In Microvenator marinus, one genomic interval encodes:
- a CDS encoding tetratricopeptide repeat protein has product MKWLCLMLLVGVGCGATSARSDKSLTECEGDACSPAKDASNPCLDGDLRACNTLGWAYQQGDGVAQSDEEAARYYALSCPSPEKYDDYGCGNLGYMYESGRGVERDYEKAAHYYGLSCDRKMKASCFSLGIAYELGRGIDADHKKARELYEFSCTAGYGPACTNLGVLLIRGQGGPSDPKRAVTLLQKECDEDNNPWACGSLGYAYNSGLGVQIDRCRAKELNTKSCDNKQNPVGCANLGDMLLRGDCGDPDLERGKELLSKTCDENNRGCSSLGILYRDGKTVGRDLARAQELFEKGCAANEAAACLRLGDFHYSKGDKEAALHSYRRGCDAGRPAACQKLAENLGKGHPDYEATAHKACGFGAKWCPED; this is encoded by the coding sequence ATGAAGTGGTTGTGTCTAATGTTGCTCGTTGGCGTTGGTTGCGGTGCAACCTCTGCTCGCTCGGATAAGAGTCTGACTGAATGCGAAGGGGATGCGTGCAGCCCAGCCAAAGATGCCTCCAATCCGTGTCTTGATGGAGATTTGAGGGCCTGCAACACCTTGGGTTGGGCATATCAACAAGGAGATGGTGTGGCTCAAAGCGACGAAGAGGCCGCCCGTTACTACGCACTCTCCTGTCCTTCGCCAGAAAAATATGACGACTACGGGTGTGGGAATCTCGGCTACATGTACGAATCCGGCCGTGGTGTGGAGCGAGACTACGAGAAGGCGGCTCATTATTATGGCCTGTCTTGTGACCGGAAGATGAAGGCGTCGTGTTTTAGTCTCGGTATCGCCTACGAGCTTGGGCGAGGTATTGACGCGGATCATAAGAAGGCTCGTGAACTCTACGAGTTTTCGTGCACCGCAGGCTATGGCCCCGCATGTACCAATCTAGGTGTCCTACTAATCAGAGGGCAAGGTGGGCCATCGGATCCAAAACGGGCTGTGACTTTGCTGCAGAAAGAGTGCGACGAAGACAACAACCCGTGGGCGTGTGGCAGTCTCGGATACGCCTATAATTCGGGACTTGGGGTTCAGATCGATCGATGCCGGGCAAAGGAGTTGAACACCAAATCGTGTGACAACAAGCAGAATCCGGTCGGCTGCGCGAACCTTGGCGATATGTTGCTTCGTGGGGATTGTGGCGATCCAGACCTCGAACGAGGAAAAGAACTTCTCAGCAAGACATGTGACGAAAACAACCGAGGATGTTCGTCTCTTGGTATCTTGTACCGGGACGGAAAGACTGTGGGGCGAGATTTGGCTAGGGCTCAGGAACTCTTTGAAAAGGGGTGCGCAGCGAATGAGGCAGCTGCCTGCCTAAGGCTCGGCGACTTTCATTACTCGAAAGGAGACAAAGAGGCAGCACTCCACTCGTATCGGCGCGGCTGCGACGCAGGTCGTCCGGCGGCTTGTCAAAAGCTCGCCGAGAATCTCGGCAAAGGGCATCCCGACTACGAGGCGACTGCTCATAAGGCATGTGGTTTTGGAGCCAAATGGTGTCCCGAAGATTGA
- a CDS encoding M14 family metallopeptidase: protein MTGLNPNKYYLYDELTAYLKRVADEFPDRARLFSIGESPEGRQIWVVALTDHTTGAHQNRPAYWIDGNTHASEVMGSAACLVTIDHVLTNWETSQIAELMQDRTIYVAPRINPDGSEYVLEKNHYVRSVRRKWPEPEPVLGLEPQDINGDNEVLQMRIKAPDGAWKTSSKDPRVMLPRMPWDTDGPFYHIYAEGLFDEDALRDPRRPMMAGDSHALDFNRNFPSRWEPEGTQYGAGPYPLSEPETKAVVDFLLSHKNVGAMMTYHTYSGVLLRPFGDKPDTKMPNYDLAAYKLFGKRCEELTGFACVSTFHDFLYDPNKPVVGVFEEWAYENYGAFAYTMELWCPWDKAGLDFKGNWLGFWRDRTEEDELALIQWSDKELGGDGFADWVEFEHPQLGKIELGGWRWLYSFRNCPARMLKDETLPSVLFTLDHASALPRPRLDVRVEEAGDETRVVATLQNLGYFPTNITDLAVKNSLVGSPLLEVELGDGVELKEGKLRQKAQHLSGYSQMTSATLSSQHFSGRTRNDIAEYVWRVKGKGALVVRWKGDRIGVLEKLVEI from the coding sequence ATGACCGGATTAAACCCGAATAAGTACTATCTCTATGACGAATTGACGGCTTACCTGAAACGTGTGGCCGATGAGTTTCCTGATAGGGCGCGGCTCTTCTCGATCGGCGAAAGCCCCGAAGGGCGCCAGATTTGGGTGGTCGCACTGACCGATCACACGACAGGTGCCCATCAAAACAGGCCCGCGTATTGGATCGATGGTAACACGCACGCGAGCGAGGTCATGGGCAGCGCCGCGTGCCTTGTAACCATCGACCACGTGCTGACGAATTGGGAAACGTCCCAGATTGCAGAGTTGATGCAGGACCGAACCATCTACGTGGCGCCTCGAATCAATCCTGATGGCTCTGAGTACGTCCTGGAGAAAAACCACTACGTGCGCTCGGTGCGCCGAAAGTGGCCTGAGCCTGAACCTGTGCTCGGCCTTGAGCCTCAAGATATCAACGGCGACAACGAAGTCCTGCAGATGCGCATCAAGGCTCCGGATGGAGCCTGGAAGACGAGCTCCAAAGACCCACGCGTGATGCTTCCACGCATGCCTTGGGACACCGACGGCCCGTTCTATCATATCTACGCTGAGGGCCTCTTTGACGAAGATGCCTTGCGCGACCCACGCCGCCCGATGATGGCGGGTGATTCGCATGCCTTAGACTTTAATCGCAACTTCCCGTCCAGATGGGAGCCCGAAGGTACCCAGTACGGCGCGGGTCCGTACCCGTTGAGTGAGCCCGAGACAAAGGCGGTGGTGGACTTCCTGCTCTCGCACAAAAATGTGGGCGCGATGATGACCTATCACACTTATAGCGGTGTGTTATTGCGGCCCTTTGGCGACAAGCCAGACACCAAGATGCCAAACTACGATTTGGCGGCCTACAAACTCTTTGGAAAGCGATGTGAGGAACTCACGGGCTTTGCATGTGTGAGCACGTTTCACGACTTCCTTTACGACCCCAACAAACCGGTGGTGGGTGTCTTTGAGGAGTGGGCCTATGAGAATTATGGGGCGTTTGCGTACACGATGGAGCTCTGGTGCCCGTGGGATAAGGCTGGCCTTGATTTCAAGGGGAACTGGCTAGGGTTCTGGCGTGATAGAACCGAGGAAGACGAACTCGCCTTGATCCAGTGGAGCGACAAAGAGCTTGGCGGTGATGGCTTTGCAGATTGGGTCGAGTTTGAGCACCCGCAGCTTGGGAAGATCGAGCTTGGTGGGTGGCGATGGCTCTACTCGTTTCGAAATTGCCCAGCGCGCATGTTGAAAGATGAGACGTTGCCGTCGGTTCTCTTTACGCTGGACCACGCGAGTGCCTTGCCCCGTCCGCGCCTTGACGTGCGGGTTGAGGAGGCAGGTGATGAAACCCGCGTGGTGGCTACACTTCAAAACCTTGGGTACTTCCCCACGAACATCACGGACTTGGCGGTGAAGAATAGCCTCGTGGGCTCACCGTTGCTCGAGGTGGAGCTCGGCGACGGCGTGGAGCTGAAAGAAGGTAAGTTGCGCCAGAAAGCTCAGCACCTGAGCGGCTATTCTCAAATGACTTCCGCCACGCTTTCTTCCCAACATTTCTCGGGGCGAACGCGTAACGACATCGCCGAGTATGTATGGCGGGTAAAAGGCAAAGGGGCCTTAGTAGTGCGGTGGAAGGGTGACCGAATCGGCGTCCTCGAAAAACTAGTTGAAATCTAG
- a CDS encoding acyl-CoA dehydrogenase family protein, with protein MANFYTDNQDLQFHIKKRIDWKTLVELAEDGFTQPDGHQNLEEAKAFFDDVLNLVGEFIAEEIAPKAAKIDAQDPYLENGEVVHPPEFLEIFEAIKGLEIHGLGVPRELGGMNAPHVLTMAIAEIFARADVSMMTHHSFHYGIAMAMLVYSMSEGSTVFENSAIKSTRFEKEIREILSGNAWGAMDITEPDAGSDMAALRCLAEVDEDGKWWITGQKIFITSGHAKYHIVIAKSEGVDSGLEGLSTFMVKAYDDHEDGTRTRYAVIDRLEEKLGHHASPTCSISFERAPAELIGKRGEGFLQMLLLMNNARIGVGFEGVAICEAATRLAKEYAAERRAFGKTIDKHEMIADYLEEMETTTRALRSLGYEASFHEEMSFRLKIQAMKNPQMPAEERKKNERRMKFHKASARKITPLFKYLSAECAVAFAQRCVQIHGGAGYTREYGAEKLLRDAMVMPIYEGTSQIQSLMAMKDTIGAIIKAPQEFVRKLAQARWRSVSAKDPMVKRVAKIEVFSLMAQQQIVQKTAADKFKTIKDKPLSQWLEPFKTEWDPKRDFGFAMLHAERLTRILCDEAIAQILLEEAQEFPERAPLLDAWLNHAEPRCRYMLDLISTREL; from the coding sequence ATGGCCAATTTCTACACCGACAACCAAGACCTCCAATTCCATATCAAAAAGCGAATCGACTGGAAGACTCTGGTCGAGCTCGCCGAAGATGGTTTTACACAGCCTGATGGGCACCAAAACCTTGAAGAAGCCAAGGCTTTCTTTGACGATGTTCTGAACTTGGTAGGTGAGTTCATCGCCGAAGAAATCGCGCCCAAGGCGGCTAAGATTGACGCCCAAGACCCGTATCTGGAAAACGGTGAAGTCGTTCATCCACCGGAGTTTTTGGAGATTTTCGAGGCTATCAAAGGGTTAGAGATCCACGGCCTCGGCGTGCCACGAGAGCTAGGCGGAATGAACGCGCCACACGTGCTTACGATGGCGATTGCCGAGATCTTCGCGCGAGCCGATGTCTCGATGATGACCCACCACAGCTTTCACTACGGGATCGCGATGGCGATGCTTGTCTATTCGATGAGCGAAGGAAGTACCGTCTTTGAGAATAGCGCCATCAAGTCCACACGCTTTGAGAAGGAAATTCGCGAAATTCTGAGCGGCAATGCTTGGGGAGCGATGGACATCACAGAACCCGACGCAGGCAGCGATATGGCCGCGCTCAGGTGCCTCGCCGAGGTAGACGAAGACGGCAAATGGTGGATCACCGGCCAGAAAATTTTCATCACCTCGGGACACGCCAAGTACCATATCGTCATCGCAAAATCGGAAGGCGTAGACTCTGGTCTCGAAGGCCTTTCAACCTTCATGGTCAAAGCCTATGACGACCACGAAGACGGCACCCGCACACGTTATGCGGTGATCGACCGTCTGGAAGAGAAGCTCGGGCATCACGCCTCTCCCACCTGTTCGATTAGCTTTGAGCGGGCCCCGGCCGAGCTGATCGGCAAACGCGGCGAAGGCTTTTTGCAAATGCTTTTGCTCATGAATAACGCACGTATTGGCGTTGGATTCGAAGGCGTGGCCATCTGCGAGGCCGCAACTCGGCTCGCCAAGGAGTACGCGGCCGAGCGCCGTGCGTTTGGAAAGACCATCGATAAACACGAGATGATCGCCGACTACCTCGAAGAGATGGAGACCACCACGCGCGCTTTGCGCTCGCTTGGGTACGAGGCATCTTTCCACGAGGAGATGAGCTTCAGGTTGAAAATCCAGGCCATGAAAAACCCGCAGATGCCAGCTGAGGAGCGCAAGAAAAACGAGCGCCGCATGAAGTTTCATAAGGCCAGCGCGCGCAAGATTACGCCACTCTTCAAGTACCTTTCAGCCGAGTGTGCCGTAGCGTTTGCTCAGCGCTGCGTTCAGATCCACGGAGGCGCGGGCTATACACGGGAGTACGGGGCCGAGAAGCTTTTGCGAGACGCGATGGTGATGCCTATTTACGAGGGCACGAGCCAGATTCAGTCCCTCATGGCCATGAAGGACACAATCGGCGCCATCATCAAGGCGCCGCAGGAGTTCGTCCGAAAGCTCGCGCAGGCGCGCTGGCGCTCGGTCTCCGCCAAAGACCCGATGGTCAAACGCGTGGCAAAAATTGAGGTCTTTAGTCTCATGGCGCAACAACAAATTGTGCAAAAAACAGCCGCCGACAAGTTCAAGACCATCAAGGATAAACCGCTGAGCCAGTGGCTTGAACCTTTCAAGACCGAATGGGACCCGAAGCGTGACTTTGGCTTCGCCATGCTTCATGCCGAGCGGCTTACCCGGATTCTTTGCGATGAAGCGATTGCCCAGATTCTATTGGAGGAAGCTCAGGAGTTTCCCGAGCGCGCGCCCTTGTTGGACGCGTGGCTCAATCACGCGGAGCCCCGTTGCCGCTACATGCTCGATCTCATCTCAACGCGGGAACTTTAG
- a CDS encoding M15 family metallopeptidase, with protein MKTLALSLILLMLAACGEARMTTNMPESDDAGLGADQSPDMGAEPEPEPEPEPEPEPEPEPEPEPEPEPEPEPEPEPEPEPEPPTTNAPQSGPTVESTMTSQCSTGAVMGISLQLIDQMNCLDPGIMKSFAGNDNIRYSSTVFPFQQGPATDTVISVVSGGPVMNVNSALRTVPQQYLLFQWYNRGLCNANLAAAPGRSNHNGGLALDIASSDTWRTRMRNRSYIDNVSGEPWHFYYNGAGGKDVRNLSVLAFQQLYNLNFPQNPIDEDGIYGPQTEGALKSSPANGFSRGPICNQTMQLMAYPGDVPIFVDAEEDAGYLVARVVVPAGIEAVEISAGGAIIAGQIGREHNVFEFILPADQDLDIQIYDGEGRVRGASQIYQDGLVRALPVGWHNWRVSGVMPWEIRAPHTRVIPGTLDVHVTHSEILSALR; from the coding sequence ATGAAGACGTTAGCGCTATCCTTGATTCTTTTGATGCTCGCCGCGTGCGGTGAGGCACGAATGACTACAAATATGCCCGAGTCCGACGATGCCGGCTTGGGCGCGGACCAGTCGCCAGATATGGGTGCTGAGCCCGAGCCAGAGCCGGAACCCGAGCCTGAGCCGGAACCCGAGCCTGAGCCCGAACCCGAGCCTGAGCCGGAACCCGAGCCTGAGCCGGAACCCGAGCCTGAGCCAGAACCCGAGCCGCCGACGACCAACGCGCCACAATCGGGGCCGACGGTCGAAAGCACGATGACCTCGCAGTGCAGCACTGGCGCCGTGATGGGGATTTCATTGCAGCTCATCGATCAGATGAACTGCTTGGATCCCGGCATTATGAAGTCGTTCGCGGGTAATGATAACATCCGATATTCGTCCACCGTGTTCCCGTTCCAGCAAGGGCCAGCCACAGATACAGTGATTTCGGTAGTTTCTGGTGGACCGGTGATGAACGTGAATTCGGCGTTGAGAACCGTGCCGCAGCAATATCTCTTGTTCCAGTGGTACAACCGAGGTTTGTGTAACGCCAATCTTGCAGCTGCGCCGGGGCGTTCTAATCATAATGGTGGGTTGGCGCTGGATATCGCGAGTTCTGATACCTGGCGAACACGGATGCGCAATCGTTCGTATATCGACAATGTGTCCGGGGAGCCGTGGCACTTCTACTACAACGGTGCAGGTGGAAAGGACGTTCGGAATTTATCGGTTCTGGCGTTTCAACAGCTCTACAACCTGAACTTTCCGCAAAACCCGATCGACGAAGACGGGATTTACGGGCCGCAAACTGAGGGGGCACTGAAATCTTCCCCAGCGAACGGCTTTAGTCGCGGCCCCATTTGTAATCAGACCATGCAGTTGATGGCGTATCCGGGCGACGTCCCTATCTTTGTGGATGCCGAGGAAGACGCGGGCTATCTGGTTGCGCGCGTTGTGGTTCCAGCAGGAATAGAGGCTGTGGAGATCTCGGCAGGTGGTGCGATCATCGCGGGCCAGATTGGACGTGAGCATAATGTTTTTGAGTTCATCCTGCCGGCTGATCAAGACCTCGACATTCAGATCTACGATGGAGAGGGCCGGGTCCGTGGCGCGAGCCAAATTTACCAGGATGGTCTGGTGCGTGCGCTCCCTGTGGGTTGGCATAACTGGCGAGTGAGCGGGGTCATGCCATGGGAAATCCGAGCTCCTCATACTCGTGTGATCCCTGGGACTTTGGACGTACACGTCACGCATTCTGAGATTCTCAGCGCGCTCCGTTAG
- a CDS encoding phosphotransferase enzyme family protein, translating into MSGSYLGQVRALRRTAQAGVGAFGLSGKLSFIHHGENTTWRLKGNDGEFLIRIHRPGYQTESTIRSELLWLLALNASGIGAPVPQMSVDGDWIAKSSGPAQEERIITCTQWVKGRMMGRRVTDDMFRATGRTLATLHEQAAGFEPPEGFERKVLDMDGLFGDEPVMGGSLELVPAELRNLFEDTQEALRSRIALHGKTPSTFSLIHADLHYRNVVFQGSGTEVKALPIDFDDAAFGYLAYDLAVTLGPLERFYPDVNSRELVLEGYRSERELIPEIEAMIDHFGVVRMMTITLWVLGRHDHPHFVKRAPAQLEDARRVFLKYKDKNLG; encoded by the coding sequence ATGAGTGGTTCATACCTAGGGCAAGTCCGGGCGCTGAGGCGCACGGCACAAGCGGGGGTTGGTGCGTTTGGACTGAGCGGCAAGCTCTCTTTCATCCATCACGGCGAAAACACCACGTGGCGCCTCAAGGGGAACGACGGCGAATTCTTGATTCGGATCCATCGCCCCGGCTACCAAACCGAGTCCACCATTCGCTCAGAACTCCTCTGGCTCTTGGCGCTCAACGCATCGGGTATCGGTGCACCCGTGCCGCAGATGAGTGTAGACGGAGACTGGATAGCCAAATCCAGCGGCCCTGCTCAAGAAGAACGGATCATAACGTGCACTCAGTGGGTCAAAGGCCGAATGATGGGGCGGCGAGTCACCGACGACATGTTTAGAGCCACCGGGAGGACACTTGCGACGCTTCATGAGCAAGCAGCTGGCTTTGAGCCGCCTGAGGGGTTTGAGCGCAAAGTCTTGGACATGGACGGTCTCTTCGGAGACGAGCCGGTAATGGGCGGAAGCCTTGAGTTGGTGCCTGCAGAATTGCGCAACCTGTTTGAGGATACCCAGGAGGCGTTGCGCAGCCGCATCGCTTTGCACGGCAAAACCCCGTCTACGTTTTCGCTGATTCATGCTGACCTTCACTATCGAAATGTAGTGTTTCAAGGCAGTGGGACCGAAGTCAAAGCCCTCCCAATCGACTTCGACGATGCCGCCTTCGGCTACCTCGCCTACGATTTGGCCGTCACCTTGGGCCCTCTAGAGCGCTTCTACCCTGATGTGAATTCTCGCGAGTTAGTACTTGAGGGGTATCGGTCTGAGAGGGAGTTGATACCGGAGATTGAGGCGATGATCGACCACTTCGGAGTGGTTCGGATGATGACCATCACCCTCTGGGTACTCGGCAGGCACGACCATCCACACTTCGTCAAGCGGGCGCCGGCCCAACTCGAGGACGCACGCCGAGTTTTCCTTAAGTACAAAGATAAGAATCTCGGGTAG
- a CDS encoding DUF4190 domain-containing protein, with protein sequence MSQSASGQAIAALIAGITSWFLFPVIGGIVAVILGKMELNAIASGKSSPAGQSLAQVGFWLGAINLVLTVVGCVVSALIAIFVPAIFTAIMVGLGFAAQV encoded by the coding sequence ATGAGTCAAAGTGCATCGGGACAGGCAATAGCGGCGTTGATAGCCGGAATAACGAGTTGGTTTCTCTTCCCGGTTATCGGCGGGATTGTTGCAGTTATCTTGGGTAAGATGGAGCTGAATGCGATCGCTAGCGGGAAGAGCTCTCCGGCTGGTCAATCCCTTGCGCAGGTTGGCTTTTGGCTCGGGGCCATCAACCTTGTGTTGACCGTGGTGGGGTGTGTAGTCAGTGCGCTCATCGCCATTTTTGTGCCTGCAATCTTTACCGCCATAATGGTGGGACTTGGGTTTGCCGCCCAAGTCTAG
- a CDS encoding MFS transporter translates to MATSIQNLDQEAPSPWVLILLSTVVFIAVVNGTMINVGLPYIGRDFGVSEGVYGWIVTGFTLTFGVFSAINGRLADIFGIKRLYLAGIAIFGITSLVVAIAPTIELAILVRVLQGAGASAMPVLGSTIIATLYPANRRGAAMGVILMAVGLAASIGPFIGGMLVQWFGWRSMFVLTGAVVCAIPFGLKMLPESLNDTEPSRFDLVGAVLLLLAVTCLMVGFTVLEQFGLGWQLGLDVALTIAFHVAFFAWIRTKEEPFVSPEVMSNLRYLAVSFVAFLSNATRFGTIVLVPILLTEVDHLEPVKVGLVLLPGAIAIAILSRYSGSLADKFGPRMPVLTGTIFIFIGNAVTALSAGSSVTGIAIGMGLYGMGFAMIQTPCVSAVSQIVPKNQVGVSTGMFMLIFFVGGGMGVAISVALVEMQAPDALSWIGLSAGLGARYSNAMLALSLLALTAFALIPALPSRDSMNEVQN, encoded by the coding sequence ATGGCAACAAGCATCCAAAACTTAGACCAAGAGGCCCCATCACCATGGGTACTCATCCTGCTTTCCACGGTCGTCTTCATAGCCGTGGTCAACGGCACCATGATCAATGTGGGCCTGCCCTACATCGGTCGCGACTTCGGCGTCTCTGAAGGGGTGTACGGTTGGATTGTGACCGGATTCACGCTGACCTTCGGGGTTTTCAGCGCAATCAACGGCCGGCTCGCAGATATCTTCGGCATCAAGAGGCTCTACCTCGCGGGGATCGCGATCTTCGGAATCACCTCGCTCGTCGTGGCAATCGCCCCGACGATCGAACTCGCGATTCTCGTGCGCGTTCTTCAAGGCGCAGGAGCCTCAGCCATGCCCGTGCTCGGCTCCACCATCATCGCCACGCTCTACCCGGCCAACCGCCGAGGCGCAGCCATGGGCGTAATCCTCATGGCCGTGGGACTCGCCGCGAGCATCGGTCCGTTTATCGGAGGAATGCTGGTTCAGTGGTTCGGGTGGCGAAGTATGTTTGTGCTCACGGGGGCCGTAGTATGCGCGATTCCGTTTGGCCTCAAGATGCTTCCCGAATCTCTGAACGATACGGAGCCATCGAGGTTCGACCTCGTGGGTGCAGTCTTGCTTTTGCTCGCGGTAACCTGCCTGATGGTGGGCTTTACGGTCCTCGAGCAGTTCGGCCTTGGCTGGCAGCTTGGGCTCGACGTGGCGCTCACCATCGCTTTCCACGTGGCATTTTTCGCGTGGATCCGAACCAAAGAAGAGCCCTTCGTCTCCCCCGAGGTCATGAGCAACCTGCGCTACCTCGCCGTGTCGTTCGTGGCGTTTCTAAGCAACGCCACGCGTTTTGGCACCATCGTCTTGGTTCCGATTCTACTGACCGAGGTAGACCATCTAGAACCCGTCAAAGTTGGTCTCGTGCTCCTCCCGGGCGCCATCGCGATAGCGATTCTCTCGCGCTACTCGGGGTCGCTCGCTGATAAGTTTGGCCCGCGTATGCCTGTGCTCACGGGCACAATCTTCATCTTCATCGGAAACGCCGTGACCGCACTCTCCGCGGGCTCCAGCGTGACCGGCATTGCCATCGGCATGGGCCTCTACGGCATGGGATTCGCGATGATTCAGACGCCTTGTGTGAGCGCGGTATCCCAGATTGTGCCGAAGAATCAGGTGGGTGTGAGCACAGGGATGTTCATGCTGATTTTCTTCGTCGGCGGAGGCATGGGAGTGGCGATTTCTGTGGCGCTCGTGGAGATGCAGGCACCAGACGCACTGAGCTGGATTGGCTTGAGTGCGGGTCTTGGGGCGCGTTATTCCAACGCTATGCTGGCATTGTCTCTACTAGCCCTGACGGCTTTTGCGCTCATACCCGCATTGCCTTCGCGCGACTCCATGAACGAAGTCCAGAACTAG
- a CDS encoding S9 family peptidase, which translates to MKDQFSSPVTIEMLSGEKKFRDVKWAPDGQTLVWCEQRGPQGVVVVSPKGHATRDVSADLNVRGSVGYGGGEFDVSEDWVVFVADSRLWKVGLHTGAPSPITPAHPGGIAAPEISPDQKWVIYTFSDGVEDAIAIAPMHGKNWPQKLVIDRADFYMQPTWSPDGRCIAWAQWRQPAMPWDETELCLAKLKIGSESVEVESVEVIASGHDLCSQCPRFSPDGMWLAYISDPEGFAHIWVRNLKTGESKALTSGDLEYGGPAWVQGLRFLDWSPDSKELLVCANERGVVRLQRVDLNGTVHAEPLAERYTSVGQPTWSKLGYKAFIGSSSTVSTRVVVLDEREVVAARATAESLTPDALSEMQAISWKVDGVDVFGNYYPPTKLAGELPPAIIMVHGGPTSQRTASFDARNQFFATRGFAVLDVNYRGSTGYGREYQDALRGEWGIVDVKDLVEGAKHLALAGLADPEKLVILGGSSGGYAVLQALTDYPGIFKAGVCLYGIGNLFSLAMGTHKFEAAYNDILVGPLPEASKLYRERSPLFKADKIQDALAVYHGKEDKVVPIDQAEGIVAAIRRRGVPHTYHVYENEGHGWRHPENIKHFYTTLLQFLQERVIFA; encoded by the coding sequence ATGAAAGACCAGTTTTCAAGCCCCGTAACCATCGAAATGCTCTCTGGCGAAAAGAAGTTTCGCGACGTCAAATGGGCGCCTGACGGCCAGACCCTGGTCTGGTGCGAGCAGCGCGGCCCCCAAGGTGTGGTGGTCGTGAGCCCCAAGGGACACGCCACGCGCGATGTCTCAGCCGACCTCAATGTGCGCGGCTCCGTGGGTTATGGAGGCGGCGAGTTCGATGTGAGCGAGGATTGGGTTGTGTTTGTGGCAGATTCCAGACTCTGGAAGGTTGGCCTTCATACAGGAGCCCCCTCCCCTATCACCCCGGCCCACCCAGGCGGTATCGCAGCGCCCGAGATCTCGCCGGACCAAAAATGGGTCATCTACACGTTCTCAGACGGGGTTGAAGACGCGATTGCTATCGCACCGATGCACGGCAAGAACTGGCCGCAAAAGCTTGTGATTGACCGCGCCGATTTCTACATGCAACCCACGTGGAGTCCAGATGGGCGATGCATCGCCTGGGCACAATGGCGACAACCCGCAATGCCATGGGACGAAACCGAGCTTTGCCTCGCCAAACTCAAGATTGGCAGCGAATCTGTTGAGGTCGAATCGGTGGAAGTTATCGCATCTGGCCACGACCTCTGCTCTCAATGCCCACGATTCTCGCCGGATGGAATGTGGCTCGCGTACATCAGCGACCCCGAAGGGTTCGCGCATATCTGGGTTCGAAATCTTAAGACGGGCGAGTCGAAGGCCCTCACCTCGGGAGATCTCGAATACGGTGGGCCAGCCTGGGTTCAGGGGCTTCGCTTTTTGGACTGGAGCCCTGACTCAAAGGAACTCCTCGTATGCGCCAATGAGCGGGGAGTTGTTCGGCTTCAACGCGTAGACCTGAACGGCACGGTACATGCCGAACCTTTGGCTGAGCGCTACACCTCCGTGGGCCAACCAACGTGGTCCAAACTTGGATACAAGGCCTTCATCGGCTCTTCGAGCACGGTTTCAACTCGCGTGGTGGTGCTCGACGAGCGAGAGGTTGTGGCCGCGCGCGCTACGGCTGAGTCGTTGACCCCTGACGCACTCTCGGAGATGCAGGCGATCTCGTGGAAGGTCGACGGCGTGGACGTCTTTGGAAACTACTATCCACCCACCAAACTAGCGGGCGAGCTACCACCCGCGATCATCATGGTCCATGGCGGCCCTACCTCTCAGCGGACCGCATCTTTTGACGCCCGTAATCAGTTCTTCGCCACGCGTGGATTTGCAGTGCTCGACGTGAACTACCGGGGGAGCACAGGTTACGGCCGCGAGTACCAAGATGCGCTCCGCGGAGAGTGGGGAATCGTGGACGTCAAAGACCTTGTGGAGGGCGCAAAACATCTCGCGTTAGCGGGCCTTGCCGACCCTGAAAAACTGGTCATCCTCGGTGGGAGTTCCGGAGGTTATGCGGTCCTTCAGGCCCTGACGGACTACCCCGGAATCTTCAAGGCCGGCGTTTGCCTCTACGGGATCGGCAACCTCTTTAGCCTCGCGATGGGAACCCATAAATTTGAGGCGGCTTACAACGATATCTTGGTCGGGCCATTGCCGGAGGCTTCAAAGCTCTACCGAGAGCGCTCGCCACTCTTTAAGGCGGACAAGATTCAGGACGCGCTCGCGGTCTATCATGGCAAGGAGGACAAGGTGGTCCCTATCGATCAAGCGGAAGGTATTGTGGCCGCGATTCGCCGACGAGGCGTGCCCCACACGTATCATGTCTACGAGAACGAGGGGCACGGATGGAGACACCCTGAAAACATTAAGCATTTCTACACGACGCTCCTGCAATTTTTGCAAGAACGGGTTATCTTTGCCTGA